A region of Dermabacter vaginalis DNA encodes the following proteins:
- a CDS encoding YeiH family protein — protein MPTPSSPVSSSSLAPGLVPCLLVAVLAVIVNLAAPAVSPLLIAIVLGALLTNVTEIPESWGAGIQFASKKLLRVGIVLLGLQLAIGDILSLGWRVILGVVLVVTLSLLGTLAMARLLGISRPLSILIACGFSICGAAAVAGVEDIADADEEEVATAIALVVLFGTLMIPLAPLAAHAMGMGEVAGGTWIGASTHEVAQVVAAGGAYGAAALSVAVIVKLTRVVLLAPVAVALSFAERSRGTLREGAKRPPIVPLFVVGFLVMVGIGSLHIIPAGALSGLKLLQTGLLAAAMFALGLGVKVKGLMRVGGRPVILGALSTVWIALLALAMVVLSGTMGA, from the coding sequence GTGCCTACGCCTTCTTCCCCCGTTTCGTCCTCCTCCCTCGCGCCCGGACTCGTGCCGTGCCTCCTCGTCGCAGTCCTCGCGGTGATCGTGAACCTCGCTGCACCCGCGGTGAGCCCGTTGCTCATCGCGATCGTGCTCGGTGCACTCCTCACGAACGTCACAGAGATTCCTGAGTCGTGGGGAGCAGGCATCCAGTTCGCGTCGAAGAAGCTCTTGCGCGTGGGAATTGTGTTACTGGGCCTGCAACTCGCGATCGGAGACATTCTGTCGCTCGGCTGGCGCGTGATCCTGGGGGTGGTGCTTGTCGTGACGCTCTCGCTTCTGGGAACTCTCGCGATGGCACGGCTACTGGGGATCAGCCGCCCGCTTTCGATTCTGATTGCGTGCGGTTTCTCGATTTGCGGAGCGGCTGCTGTGGCCGGTGTGGAGGACATCGCCGATGCCGACGAGGAAGAGGTCGCCACAGCAATCGCTCTCGTTGTCCTTTTTGGCACCCTCATGATTCCGCTCGCGCCGCTCGCTGCCCACGCCATGGGCATGGGAGAGGTGGCAGGCGGTACGTGGATCGGCGCGAGCACTCACGAGGTCGCGCAGGTCGTCGCCGCGGGCGGGGCCTACGGGGCTGCGGCGCTTTCGGTCGCCGTGATCGTGAAGCTCACGCGCGTCGTTCTCCTCGCACCGGTCGCCGTTGCGCTCTCCTTCGCGGAGCGCTCGCGCGGCACGCTCCGCGAAGGAGCGAAGCGCCCGCCGATCGTCCCGTTGTTCGTTGTGGGGTTCCTCGTGATGGTCGGTATCGGTTCACTCCACATCATCCCCGCCGGGGCGCTTTCGGGGCTTAAGTTGCTGCAAACCGGGCTGCTTGCTGCGGCGATGTTCGCGCTTGGCCTCGGCGTGAAGGTCAAGGGGTTGATGCGCGTGGGCGGGCGTCCCGTCATTCTTGGCGCGCTCAGCACCGTGTGGATCGCCCTGCTGGCGCTTGCCATGGTGGTTCTTTCGGGAACGATGGGCGCGTAG